From a region of the Mercurialis annua linkage group LG1-X, ddMerAnnu1.2, whole genome shotgun sequence genome:
- the LOC126666157 gene encoding uncharacterized protein LOC126666157 — translation MAPFMSTTKALRSLITNRNAAKCLIRSTKNQTSNFNHMRPYSSIAHISTPSVHELIDGDNDFRSHNFSSTLGGLCNYNKSQRRQFLGCGDGEEGGVLSKVYEERLVLGYFPEQLYDVVAAVDFYHGFVPWCQRSEIIRHYPDGSFDAELEIGFKFLVESYVSHVELQRPKSVKTTVSESTLFDHLINIWEFNPGPVPGTCDLHFMVDFKFQSPLYRQVASVFFKEVVSRLVGSFSERCRLIYGPGVPVLENSYEQKA, via the exons atggCGCCTTTCATGTCAACCACAAAAGCACTCCGCTCCTTAATTACGAATAGAAACGCTGCTAAATGTTTAATCAGATCGACAAAGAACCAGACCTCTAATTTTAATCATATGCGACCTTACAGTAGCATTGCTCACATATCAACACCATCGGTACATGAATTGATTGATGGAGATAATGATTTTAGGAGTCACAATTTTAGCTCTACATTAGGAGGCTTGtgtaattataataaatctCAGAGGAGACAGTTTCTCGGTTGCGGAGATGGCGAAGAAGGCGGTGTTTTATCAAAAGTTTACGAAGAGAGACTCGTTCTAgg ttattttccAGAGCAGTTATATGATGTGGTTGCAGCTGTTGATTTTTATCATGGATTTGTTCCGTGGTGTCAACGTTCTGAGATAATTAGACACTATCCTGATGGATCATTTGATGCTGAGTTGGAGATCGGTTTTAAATTTCTTGTTGAGAGTTACGTTTCTCATGTTGAATTGCAGAGACCTAAATCAGTAAAG ACGACAGTATCAGAGAGTACTCTTTTTGATCATTTGATAAACATTTGGGAGTTCAACCCGGGACCCGTCCCAGGAACTTGTGACCTCCATTTTATGGTGGATTTTAAGTTCCAGTCACCACTTTACAGACAG GTGGCATCTGTGTTCTTCAAGGAAGTGGTCTCTCGACTGGTTGGTTCATTCAGCGAACGCTGCCGCTTGATATATGGACCAGGAGTCCCAGTCCTTGAGAACTCATATGAACAGAAGGcataa
- the LOC126666052 gene encoding cold-regulated protein 27 has product MDSCRTETRTISSGADSVESAQHDSQITESLSTEWTDEKHRLYLKSMEASFVNQLYNSMDLLDLRLKKEMPEQQVHPNTCTPSGQFKVLRGGSWQNVNFQKPESQVNVDILGSPWIQHFRSARKPHVTVQERGTLHKRATNSSGKKAVSSGIETCSNHSYTCCRNSCQTGAVDSTAEVSDQNFVDENISSSKTSSTWNSKKIKTKKSRTSINDQVVPYSKPPAAEKNTEVGRDDSLA; this is encoded by the exons atggATAGTTGCAGAACTGAAACTCGGACGATTTCAAGCGGTGCCGACTCAGTCGAGTCTGCTCAACAT GATTCCCAGATCACAGAGTCTCTGTCTACAGAGTGGACAGATGAGAAGCACCGTCTGTACCTTAAATCCATGGAGGCGTCATTTGTTAACCAGTTATATAATTCTATGGATCTTCTTGATTTGCGATTGAAGAAGGAGATGCCAGAACAGCAAGTACACCCGAATACTTGTACCCCATCCGGCCAG TTTAAGGTTCTTCGAGGTGGTTCTTGGCAGAATGTTAACTTTCAAAAGCCTGAATCACAAGTAAATGTAGACATTCTAGGAAGTCCGTGGATTCAGCACTTTAGGTCTGCAAGAAAACCCCATGTCACTGTCCAAGAAAGGGGCACATTGCATAAGCGAGCGACCAATTCAAGTGGGAAGAAGGCAGTGTCTAGTGGTATAGAAACTTGTTCAAACCACTCCTATACCTGTTGCCGCAATTCTTGTCAAACTGGCGCTGTTGACAGCACTGCAG AGGTTTCAGATCAGAATTTTGTGGATGAAAATATTAGCAGTAGCAAGACAAGCAGCACATGGAActcaaagaaaataaaaactaagaaATCTCGTACTTCAATTAATGATCAG GTGGTCCCATATAGCAAGCCTCCCGCCGCTGAAAAAAACACTGAAGTCGGAAGAGATGACTCGCTCGCGTGA
- the LOC126663262 gene encoding uncharacterized protein LOC126663262, whose protein sequence is MDGGDGTVRLGALDMRQDRSGLDSGPDVSVSSPVTRQKSAAAKQFIENHYKNYLQGLQDRKDRRQALQRNAQEARVSSEEEELMLKNLARRETEYMRMQRRKIGMDDFEQLTVIGKGAFGEVRLCRAKSTGEIFAMKKLKKSEMLSRGQVEHVRSERNLLAEVDSRCIVKLFYSFQDSEFLYLIMEYLPGGDIMTLLMREDILSEDVARFYIAESILAIHSIHQHNYVHRDIKPDNLILDKNGHLKLSDFGLCKPLAEKYSSILLENEGISTEEGINEVKGHSGSEAPWSMPKEVLQQWKRNRRALAYSTVGTLDYMAPEVLLKKGYGMECDWWSLGAITYEMLLGYPPFCSDDPRMTCRKIINWKTCLKFPDEPKISNEAKDLICRLLCDVETRLGTRGVDELKAHPWFRDTQWDMLYEMEAAYKPVVNGNLDTQNFEKFPDLEGIPSTIPSVGPWRKMLTSKDTNFIGFTFKKSDIKSMESSGTDVRPNASSKAPSLISLLGRIDLQETAESEGEHTLDT, encoded by the exons ATGGACGGCGGCGATGGCACCGTGAGGCTTGGGGCATTGGACATGAGGCAAGACAGGAGTGGATTAGATTCCGGTCCTGACGTGTCTGTTTCATCTCCGGTGACCAGACAGAAATCTGCTGCCGCTAAACAGTTTATAGAGAATCATTACAAGAACTACTTACAAGGATTACAAGATCGTAAAGATAG ACGACAAGCACTGCAAAGAAATGCACAAGAAGCAAGGGTGTCAAGTGAGGAAGAAGAGCTGATGTTGAAGAATTTGGCACGGCGGGAAACTGAGTATATGAGAATGCAGCGTCGTAAAATTGGAATGGATGATTTTGAACAGTTAACTGTCATCGGAAAAGGCGCATTCGGTGAG GTCAGGTTATGCCGAGCTAAAAGTACTGGAGAGATATTTGCCATGAAGAAACTGAAGAAGTCTGAGATGCTTAGCCGTGGACAG GTTGAGCATGTCCGATCTGAGAGGAACTTACTTGCTGAGGTTGACAGTCGATGCATAGTAAAACTTTTCTATTCTTTTCAAGATTCTGAATTTTTATACCTTATCATGGAGTATTTGCCTGGTGGAGACATAATGACATTATTGATGAGAGAAGATATTCTTTCTGAAGATGTTGCACGCTTTTACATAGCAGAGAGTATCCTAGCTATACACTCAATTCATCAGCATAACTATGTCCATAG GGACATAAAACCAGATAACCTGATTCTGGACAAAAATGGTCATTTGAAGCTTTCGGATTTTGGCTTGTGCAAGCCTCTAGCTGAGAAGTACTCATCAATTTTACTTGAAAATGAAGGCATTTCTACTGAAGAAGGTATTAATGAAGTTAAGGGACATTCTGGCAGTGAAGCTCCTTGGTCAATGCCGAAAGAAGTGTTACAGCAATGGAAACGTAATCGTCGTGCACTG GCTTATTCAACTGTTGGAACTCTTGACTACATGGCACCTGAAGTGTTGCTGAAGAAGGGATATGGAATGGAGTGTGACTGGTGGTCTCTGGGTGCAATCACATATGAAATGCTTTTAGGCTATCCACCCTTCTGTTCTGATGATCCCAGAATGACATGCCGCAAG ATAATCAATTGGAAAACATGCCTCAAGTTCCCTGATGAGCCAAAGATCTCAAACGAAGCTAAAGATCTTATTTGCCGTTTGCTATGTGATGTTGAAACAAGGCTGGGGACCAGAGGAGTAGATGAATTGAAG GCACATCCATGGTTCAGAGACACACAGTGGGATATGCTATATGAAATGGAAGCTGCATATAAGCCTGTAGTGAATGGGAATTTGGATACTCAGAATTTTGAGAAGTTCCCTGAT TTGGAAGGCATACCATCCACAATTCCAAGCGTAGGGCCATGGAGAAAG ATGTTGACATCAAAAGATACCAATTTCATCGGATTCACTTTTAAGAAATCCGATATTAAATCAATGGAAAGTTCAG GTACAGATGTGAGACCAAATGCATCTTCAAAGGCCCCGTCTTTAATCTCCTTGTTAG GTCGGATTGACCTGCAAGAAACTGCAGAATCAGAAGGTGAGCATACACTGGATACTTAA
- the LOC126666068 gene encoding protein DCL homolog, chloroplastic, which produces MTMALLSKPPPLPLSPSLHCRYSANPIAKFFSPINLSFPLNLTTSFNSRVFASKAGSDGSDLVRRRPTVRSEKEEVGRIVEDVEGINGNRNNYKDDNDDGELVDWEDQILEDTVPLVGFVRMILHSGKYENGDRLSPEHERTILERLLPFHPEYEKKIGCGIDYITVGHHPEFESSRCMFIVRKDGQLVDFSYWKCIKGLIRKNYPLYADSFILRHFHRRRQS; this is translated from the exons ATGACCATGGCTTTATTATCTAAACCACCACCACTACCCCTGTCACCGTCTCTTCACTGCCGATACTCCGCCAACCCTATCGCTAAATTTTTCTCTCCTATCAATTTATCTTTTCCATTGAACCTTACGACGTCGTTTAATTCTCGCGTGTTTGCATCAAAGGCTGGATCGGACGGGTCGGATTTAGTGAGGAGGAGACCGACTGTACGTTCTGAGAAGGAGGAGGTGGGTAGAATTGTTGAAGATGTTGAGGGCATTAATGGAAATAGAAATAATTATAAGGATGATAATGATGACGGAGAATTGGTAGATTGGGAGGACCAAATTTTGGAGGACACTGTTCCTCTTGTTGGGTTTGTTAGAATGATTCTTCACTCTGGCAA ATATGAAAATGGTGATAGATTAAGTCCAGAGCACGAGAGAACTATTTTGGAGAGGCTGCTTCCATTTCATCCGGAGTATGAAAAGAAGATTGGGTGTGGAATTGATTATATTACG GTTGGTCATCATCCTGAGTTTGAATCGTCGAGATGCATGTTCATAGTAAGGAAAGATGGACAGCTGGTCGACTTTTCGTATTGGAAATGCATTAAGGGCTTGATCAGGAAGAACTATCCGTTATATGCAGACAGTTTTATCCTCAGACATTTCCACAGGCGTAGGCAGAGTTGA